The Pseudomonas sp. HOU2 DNA window GTCTCCGCCCGCCTGCGTGAACTGGATCTGTCGATCGAAGAAGCCGCGATGGATCTGGGGGCCAAGCCGTTCAAGGTGTTTTTCCTGATCACCATTCCAATGATCGCGCCGTCGCTGGCAGCGGGCGGGATGATGTCGTTCGCCCTGTCGCTGGACGATCTGGTGCTGGCGAGCTTCGTCTCCGGCCCGGGTTCGACCACGCTGCCGATGGAGGTGTTCTCGGCGGTGCGTCTGGGCGTCAAGCCTGAGATCAACGCTGTGGCGAGCCTGATTCTGCTGGCGGTGTCGCTGGTGACTTTCCTCGTCTGGTACTTCGGCCGCAAGGCAGAGGCCAGCCGCAAGAAAGCGATTCAGGAAGCGATGGATCAGACGGCGAATGAGGCGTGGCAGCAGCCGCAACGCGCCGCCACCGCCTAAGCAACAACGATGAACAACTGTGATGAACAACTGTGGCGAGGGAGCTTGCTCCCGCTTGAGTGCGCAGCGCTCACAAGATTTTGGGGGCTGCTTCGCAGCCAGCGGGAGCAAGCTCCCTCGCCACAGGTTTACGTACACCCGATGTGTGTTTTTGAATAAAAAGAATGGAGTTTCACCGATGAAAATGTTTGGCAGGACTCTGCTGACACTGTCCTTAATGGGCGCAATCGCCACGGGCGTCCAGGCCAACGACAAGGTGCTGCGTGTTTACAACTGGTCCGATTACATCGCGCCGGACACCGTCAAGAAGTTCGAAGACGAGACCGGCATCCGCGTGACCTACGACGTGTTCGACAGCAACGAGACCCTCGAGGCGCGTTTGCTGGCGGGTAAATCCGGCTACGACATCGTCGTGCCGTCCAACAGTTTCCTGGCCAAGCAGATCAAGGCCGGGGTCTATCAGCCGCTCGATAAATCAAAACTGTCGAACTGGAAGAATCTCAACCCGGTGCTGCTGAAAAACGCCGCCGCCAGTGATCCGGACAACGCTCACGCGTTCCCGTACATGTGGGGCTCGATCGGCATCGGCTACAACCCGGACAAGGTCAAGGAAGTGCTCGGTGCCAACGCCCCGACCAACTCCTGGGACCTGCTGTTCAAACCGGAAAACGCCGAGAAGCTCAAAGCCTGCGGCATCAGCTTCCTCGATTCGCCGACCGAAATGATCCCGGCCGCCCTGCACTACCTGGGCTACCCGGTGAACGACAAGGACAAGGCGCACATCCTCGAAGCCGAAGCGCTGTTCATGAAGATCCGCCCGTACGTGGCGTACTTCCATTCCTCGAAGTACATCTCGGACCTGGCCAACGGCAATATCTGCGTGGCGGTCGGTTACTCCGGTGACGTGCTGCAGGCCAAGGCCCGCGCGGTGGAGGCCGGTAACAAGGTGCAGATCGACTACAGCATTCCGAAGGAAGGTGCCGGCAGCTTCTACGACATGGTCGCCATCCCGCGTGATGCGGCGAACGTCGACAACGCCTACCTGTTCATGAACTTCCTGATGCGCCCCGACATCATCGCCGAGATCACCAACAGCAACGGTTACAGCAACGCCAACGCGGCCGCCACGCCACTGGTGGACGAAGCGATCCGCAACGACCCGGGTTCGTACCCGTCGCAAGCGGTGATGGCGACGCTGTACGCGGTGCCGGATCAACCGATTGCCACCCAGCGGATCATGACCCGCGGCTGGACCCGGGTGAAGCTCGGCAAATAATCCGGCTGATTGAAGATTGTGACAAGACTGGAAAACCTGTGGGAGCTGGCTTGCCAGCGATGGCGATGAGTCAGTCAACGACGATGTTGGATGTGCCGCCCCAATCGCTGGCAAGCCAGCTCCCACAGGGTTGAGCGCTCACATTGAAAATTGTGGCGAACACCATTTTTTCGTGAGGGCAGAATTTGCGGTTTCCCGTTCACGCAGCGCCTTACCACCGCTGCACCCTGCAATGAACGGCCTCACCTGGCTCCCTCGGCTCAGGTGAATTTCAGGCG harbors:
- a CDS encoding polyamine ABC transporter substrate-binding protein; the protein is MKMFGRTLLTLSLMGAIATGVQANDKVLRVYNWSDYIAPDTVKKFEDETGIRVTYDVFDSNETLEARLLAGKSGYDIVVPSNSFLAKQIKAGVYQPLDKSKLSNWKNLNPVLLKNAAASDPDNAHAFPYMWGSIGIGYNPDKVKEVLGANAPTNSWDLLFKPENAEKLKACGISFLDSPTEMIPAALHYLGYPVNDKDKAHILEAEALFMKIRPYVAYFHSSKYISDLANGNICVAVGYSGDVLQAKARAVEAGNKVQIDYSIPKEGAGSFYDMVAIPRDAANVDNAYLFMNFLMRPDIIAEITNSNGYSNANAAATPLVDEAIRNDPGSYPSQAVMATLYAVPDQPIATQRIMTRGWTRVKLGK